The window GCCTATATTTTGAATCCCAAGTTTATGTCGAGTAAGACCGAACTACCAATCTTTTATACCTTTGTTGTTTTACTTGCAGGGGAACATTTCCTTGGAACATGGGGATTGATCGTAGGAGTACCGATCTTTACCTTCTTGTTAGATATTTTAGGTGTAAAGTCAGTTAAAAAGAAAAAACCTAAAATTTTAAAAATTGAAAGCAAAAAATAAAAGCAGCTGTAAAGCTGCTTTTTGCGTATTGTAAATAGGATAGTAGGTTCCAAATGAGAATATATGAAAAATACGAGATATGAATGGAGTTTTTTCTTTGGCTATTCACAATACAATATTAATTACGCAAAAAAATCAGTTTTTTGTTATTTTTTATAAAAAATTCAAGTGCTAATAATAGCGGTTTCATATATTCTTTTGATAAACTGAAAATGAAAGAAAGATATGAGGCAATCTTATGAAAAAATATGATTATATAATTTTAGGAACAGGTCCTGCAGCATATCAATTAATTAAGCTATTAGCTACACAACATAAATCAATTTTGGCTATTGAAAGTGGCTTATTCGGTGGAACTTGTCCCAATGTTGGTTGTGAACCAAAAATCTACTTGGATGGTGCTGCTCAAGCTGCGCTTCTTAGCAAGCAATTAGAAGGGCATGGCATTGAACAGTCCGCGACGATGAACTGGTCACAATTAATGAAAGAAAAGAAGAAACGTTTTGCTAGTTGGCCAAATGAGACGAGAAAAATTATTGGCAAGATCTGTGATGTGGTCAATGGGAGTGCGCATTTCGTTGATCGACAAACAATTGAAGTAAATCGCCAACATTTCCAGGGAAATAAAATAGTTATTGCGACTGGGAGACGCCCACATGAGCTATCAATTCCTGGAGCTAAGTTTTTGCATGATAGTTCAGATGTATTATCTTTAAATAAAATTCCAGAACACATTACCTTTATTGGCGCAGGGTATGTAGCGATGGAGTTAGCTACTTTTTTAGCTGCTGCGGGTAGTCAGGTAACAATTTTGGTTAGAGGGAAACATGTATTAAGACATTTTTATCAAAAGTATAGCGCTGAATTAGTTACTAGAATGACGCAGCGAGGAATTCAGTTTAGATTTGATACGGAAGCTATGCATATTACTCAATTAAGTGATAAATATGTTGTTGAGTTAAATCAAGGCAGTCCGCTTGTAACTGATTACGTTGTAAATGCTAGTGGGCGTACGCCGAATATTGAAAAGCTCGACTTATCTGCTGCACAGATTGACTATTCAACTAAGGGAATTGATGTGGATCGGCATTTGCAGACAAACATTAAGAATATTTATGCAATTGGCGATGTTACAAGCCAGGATGTACCTAATCTAACTACAGTAGCAGAGTTTCAAGCGCGTTATCTGTTCAATTCTCTTGAAAAAGGGTTAAGTCAGCCAATCAACTATCCTGCAATCGGAACCGGTGTATTCGCCTTTCCGCAACTGGCTCAAGCTGGAATTAACCCTGATAGTGTTTCTGAGGATAAAGATAATTTTGAACTTGTTGAATATGAATTAAGGCAGAGTAGTTTATATGCTGGTCAAAGAGAAAAAGGACTGCTAACGGTAGTTTATGATAAAGCTAATTATATTGTTGGAGTTAGCGAAATCAGCACAAGTGCAGTTAATGACGTGAATTATTTTGTTCCAATTATTGGACTAAGAATCAGGAAAAATGAATGGCATCGAAATGTATTGCCAATTTATCCAGCTTTAGCTGATAAGATTGAAGAAATTTTGAGATAGACAAAAAAGGCACCAATAGGTGCCTTTGTATTATAAATTCAGTTTTTACAAGTCGCTTCCACCATAGTTAGGAGCTTCCTTAGCCATTTGAACATCATGTGGGTGAGATTCGCGAAGACCTGCGTTAGTAATTTGAACAAATTGACTATTTTCAATTAACTCTTCAATTGTACCAGCACCAACGTAGCCCATACCAGCACGTAAACCACCGTCAATTTGGTAGATAATATTTGAAACATCACCTTTATAAGGAACTAAAGCTTCAACACCTTCAGGAACTAACTTGTTTGCTTCGTTAACTCCGCCTTGGAAGTAACGGTCAGAAGAGCCATGTTGTTGAGACATAGCACCAACTGAACCCATACCGCGGTAAGACTTAAATTGTTTACCTTCATTAGTAAAAATAGTTCCGGGAGCCTCAGTAGTTCCTGAGAACATTGAACCGAGCATTACAGCATTTCCACCAGCAGCTAAGGCTTTTACAACGTCACCAGAGTATTTAATACCACCATCAGCAATGATCTTCTTGCCGTATTTTTGAGCAACGCTAGCAGCGTCATAAATAGCTGTAATTTGTGGAACACCAACACCGGCAACAATGCGAGTAGTACAAATTGAACCAGGTCCGATTCCGACCTTAACAACGTCAACACCAGCGTCAAATAAGGCAGCAGTTCCTTCGCCAGTAGCAACATTTCCTGCAATTAGAGTAGCCTTGGGAAAGTGATCACGAATTTCCTTGATCTTACGTAGAACACCAGCAGAGTGACCGTGTGCAGTATCGATAACAATTGCGTCAGCACCTGCTTCAAGCAAAGCTTCAGCGCGTTCAAAAGTATCACTTGTAACGCCAACAGCAGCAGCAGCTAAAAGGCGACCTTGATCATCAACTGCAGGATGAGGTAATTTAGGATCAACGGCTTTAGTTTTAGCCTTTTTAACTTCTTCAACCTGGGCTTCGATTGAAAGGTTCTTATGAATAACTCCTAGACCACCATTTTCTGCCATAGCGATTGCCATATTTCCTTCGGTAACAGTATCCATTCCAGCAGAAATAAGTGGAATGTGAAGCTGAAGGTTAGGCGCTAATTTTGTATCAAGTTTAACTTCATTAGGCAGCACGTGACTTTCAGCTGGAATTAAAAGTACATCATCAAAAGTTAATCCTTTTTTGGCAAATTTTGTTTCCCACAAACTCATTGTAAAGTCCTTTCTATAGAAGCAACGTTTTAATATTAAATTAGCTAAACTTTACTCGAATCTGAGCCAGAAGTCAATTAGAAATTTGATTCAATTTTTGAACAATTAGATTAGCTAGTAATTTATAACCATTAACTCCAAAGTGAAGTCCGTCATTCTTTTTACCATTAAAGATTTGGGGAAAGTTTTTTTCTTCTAGCATTTTACTTGCTAGATCAATAACTGAAAATCTATATTCTCTAGCTACTTTTTTAACAATATTACCGTATTCTATGACTAGGCTATTGTTTCTAACTCTTTGTTTATTTTCATCAACTGCTGGTGGCGTGATAAAGATAACTTTTTCTGGATAATAAAGCCAAATAATACTTGAAGCAATCAATTCTAAGTTGTTTTCAAATTGATGAAAGCTTACTTGTTTATGAGTGGCTAAGTCGTTGGTGCCGACTAGGATAATTAAGTAGTCACATTTAGGTTGATTAAAGACTAAGTTAGGTAGAGAAAGAGCAAGGCCGCCAGAATTAATTCCTGAAATTGCAGTATTTTGAATGTCGCAAGCCAGCATTTTTTGCAGCTGAAAATTCAGTTCTGGAATTGTATGATTCTCGGAGCGAGCAATAATACTATCGCCAGTAAGAAGTAGTTTCATAATAAGAATCCTTTGGTAGAAAAAAGACCTTGAGAAAAATCTCAAGATCTTTTTAATTATCAATAATATAATCTTTAGAACTTGTTCTTGTCTAAAGCAACTGGTGAGTCAGGCTTTTCACCGTTGATTAACTTCAAGTTGTTGTCAAATGCCTTAACAACCATGTTACGTACTGCGTGGGTAGTGTAGAAAGCAGTATGTGGAGTTACTAAAACATTTGGACGATCGATTAAGTCAGCTAAACGAGCATCTGGGAATTCTTTACCTTCCCAATCCTTGTTAAATACGCCAACTTCACCTTCGTAAGTGTCCATCACGAAGCCAAAGATCTTACCTGAGTCTAAACCACGGATAACAGCATCAGTGTCAACAAGTGGACCACGTGAGCAGTTTACGATTACAACGCCATCTTTCATCTTAGCGATTGAGTCATCATTGATCATGTGAACATTTGCTGGAACATCTGGTACGTGAAGTGAAATTACATCAGCTTGCTTGTATAAGTCATCAAGTGAGTCAACGTAGTAACCCTTCTTTTCAAGTTCTGGGTTTTTGAAGATATCGTAAGCAATAACTTTTGCGCCAAAGCCTTCCATAATCTTCATGAATACTTGACCGATGTGACCAGTACCTACAACACCAACAACTTGGTCACGAACTTCACGACCAATAGTAGGTGCCCAGCGTAAGTCGCGCTTAGCCATCTTTTCATCCATACGCTTATCTTGACGTAGTACGCGAGCAGCTTGGATTGCAGCATGTTCAGCAATTGCGTCAGGAGAGTATACAGGAACGTTAGTGATTTCAAAGCCTAATTCTTTAGCTTTGTCCATGTCGATGTTATCAACACCAACGTTACGTAATGACATCTTAGTTACGCCAGCATCAGCTAAAGCTTGAAGAGTTTCAGGAGTGTAGTCTAATTGTTGGTAAACAACAACACCGTCAGCACCCTTAGCTAATTTAGCAGTTTCAGGAGTTAAAAGCTTGTCAGTGTATTCAACTTCAATATCCTTGTGTGCATCTTTCCATTCGTTTAAGAAAGGTTCTTCATCTTTACGAATAGCGTAAGCAAAAATCTTTGTCATAAATTAAACCTCCGTCAAAATTAATAGTATGACCGTTTCTTATTATACACTTGACTTTGTTAATAAAAACACAAAATCTAATTTTTTTATAACTTATTTTGAAAATGTTTCATGTGAAACGGTTACTACTATAAAACTTTAATTTCCTTTTGCGTATCACTATAGCGTGCCTTATGATAATGATTAGGGAAAAGTATAGTAAGTAAAGCAGCAAAATGTTATTGAAAATTGATCAAGATAGATGAGGGAATAAGTAATGTCAGTTGTTGTGAAATATATAGATTTAGATGATAATTCAGCTGAACTTGCAAGCTCGGGAGAGTTACAAGGAAAAGTAGGAGAAAGAATCGACTATACTACAGGCGATGAAGTTAAGAAATTGTTAGCTGCGGGTTATGTATTAGTTAATAATTCATTTGATCCAAACAACGAAGCGAATTTTTTTGATCAGGATGCGCAAGAATACAAGCTCACTTTTAAACATGGTCAAGAAGAAGTAACGGCCGATAATTTGAGTTACGGTTGTCAATTAAAGGATGTTCAAATTAAAGGAAAACAAGTTGTGCATTATACAGGTACGGAAAAAGAAATTCTCGATAATATATTTGAGGTTACTTTTAATAGAAAAATTATCTATGACAAAGTTACTAAACAAAGAGTTTCAACCAGTGCTTGGCAGCCCGAAAAGCAATTTTTGCCTTTAGTTGCGACGCCTGCTATCTTAGACTACACTCCCGACAAGGCAGTAATTGGCGGAGAAGCTGCAACAATTCAGAAGCCTAAACATGAATACGTAGTTACTTATCTTCCTAATAAGAAAAACGCTAGAAGGCAGAAAGCTGAAATAAAATTTATTGATCTTGATCAAGATAATCGAGAATTAGCTAGTTCTGGCGAATTAAAGGGAAAACCAGGAAAAGAGATACCTTATAGTACGGCTGAAGTTTTGAAAGAATTGATTAATAAAGGCTATGAAGTTGTTTCTAACGGTTTTGATAAAAAAGATGAACAGAAGCCTACTTTTGGAAACAGCAAAGATTACATTCAAACCTTCATTGTTGTCTTAAGACATAAAAAGCAAGCCGTTAATTCTGATCATCCATTTTCAGAAATTGATCAAAGTCTATATGAAAAAGAAGTTCAGCGAAAGATCAGTTTTTCAGGCCTAACTGATAAGAAATTAGATGACATAGTTCAAACAGCTATCTTAAAGCGGAGTTTGACAATTGACTTAGTAACTAAAAAGATCATTCAAGGTCAATTCACTAGTAACTGGCAAAGTAGTGAAACTTATCTCCCGGTTTCTGTGCCAGTAGTTTCAGGCTACCATGCTAAAACTAAAGAAGTAGCAGCTCGTCCAGTATCAGAGAAAGACGTAAGTGAAGAAGTTAGATACTATCCAAATGGTTACTTGGTTCCAGTTGATGTAAATCACAATGCGTTTGCTGATATACCTAAAAAACAATTAATTACTAATTCTATTGATCCAACAAAGGCAGTTTTTCCTAAATTAGAGCTAGAGAATATTGACTTAAAGCCAATTAAAGAAGTAAAAATTGAAGATCCCGGTCAAGATTATGAAGTGCCATATCTAATGGTTCACAAATATGTAGCTGTAAATGAAGAGAATCCTCGAAATGAAGTTAGTGCTGCATATTACAGAAGAATTGTAACAGCACGTGTTCACTATCAAGGAGCAGGTGAGGAGACACCAACTGATGCGAATCAAACAGTGCGCTGGACCAGAACAGTGACTTATGACGAAGTAAGTAAGCAAGTTATTGATAATGGGATGTACACGACTGAATGGATAGCTGATAAAGATATCTTTGAAGCAACGCCAACCCCTGTGGTTAAGGGGTTTTGTGCCAATATTGGCTTGATCGGCGAACACCCAGTTACAGAAACCGACTTAATGGCAACCGTAACTTATGCTCCCCTTGGAAAAATGATTCCGGTTGACGAGCATGGTAATGAAATTAAAAATGCGATGCATTCTCCATACGTTAATGATCCATATGATCCGGTTCGCGTCCTATTTACTGAAGAAGTACCAGAAGTGCAGGGGTATGCTCCAGAACATGATACGATTTCTGTTAATGATCCATATACTGATACAAAAGTAGCTTATACCTTAAAGCCACGCTATATACCCGTTAATAGTGAGCATCCATACCGTCCAATTAAACCAACGATGTATAGCGTACCAGTTAAGGAGACAATTAAATATCAAGGAGCTGGTAGTCAAACGCCAACTGCTCGCTTGCAAGCAGCAAGATGGACTAGAACGTTAACCGTTGATGAAAATACAAGTGAATTAATAGAGAATGGTAAATATACAACTGCCTGGAAAGTTGATAAAAAACAGTATGTTGCAATAAAGACCCCAGTAATTGATGGCTACCATGCAGATAAGAATATAATAGAAGCAAAAGAAGTGAAAAAAGCTGATCTTGATTTTACGGTAGGCTACAAGATAAATGGTCGAATTATTCCAGTAGATTCTAAAGGAAATCTGCTCTCAGATGTTGCACAGCCCTTATATGTAACCGATCCAGATGATGCAACAAAGGTACTGCAGAACCAGGGAGTACCTAGAATAATGAATTATGTTCCAGAGCAAGAATCAGTTATGATTAGGGATGCTAACAAAGATACAAAAGTTAAATATTATACTTTTAATGAGTGGAGCGAATTAAAGACAAGACGCCAAAAAGTAGAGCAAAAGGGAGAAAATTTAAAAACAGAACAGCCAAAAGAAAACAAAAATTTTAATAAAAAAAGCGATGATAAAGTTGAAGAAAAACTAGAAAAAACTTATGAAAAAGAAATAAAATCAAGTAAAAAAGATACTGGTCTAAAATCTATGTTTTCTTGGCTTAAATAGTTATATAACAAATCTAGTCTAAATTTTTGTTATATAAAAAATAAATTAAGACGTTATTTCTGTACTTATATAGAAATAGCGTTTTTTTATTAGTGGGAGTATAGATGCTTAAAATTTAAATTTAAAGGGTGATAAAATAACAATTTAATATTTCTAACAATTTAATGCATAAAAAAATATATAAGAATCGAATATTATTCATAAAATATACATATTTTTTTGCATAAGAAAGCAACCAAAACCCATATAAAAAGCAACTGAAGAGAGAATATGCTAAATTAAATAACTTTCATCCCTATTTTTGGAATAAAAAATATTTGTTATAATAACACTAACATTTAGATAGTATGATTCAAATATGTGATTATATGAAAACAAATGGAGGGAAAAATAGAGATGTTATCTAAGAATAACTACCAAGAACGCTTAAGAAAAATGGATGATAAGCAACAACGTTTTTCAATCCGTAAATTCTCTGTTGGTGCAGCTTCTGTGCTAGTTGGTACAGCTATTTTGAGTATGCAAAGTGCTCAAACTGTACATGCTGATGCAGTTACTGATAAAGATACAACTGATGTGACAACAAAAAATAGTGATCAAAATAACCAAGAAACTTATAATAAAGTTGTCTCAGAAGATCAAAATAACGCTGTTAAGTCTTCAAATACTAATATGGAGAGTCAAGATAGCAAGGTTGCTTCTTTTAGTGTGCCCAAAAATGAAGGAACATTTGTAGAAGCTCCAGTAACTGCAACTTGGTCAGCAGGTACTACTGAAGATAAAGCAGATAATCAAACAGCTGAAACTAAGTCTTCAAATACTGCAAATACAAATGAAGAAGTTAAGACTGAAACAGTAAAAGATAACAATACTGAAAAGCAAACTAATATCGCTTCAGCACAAGAAAATAACAAATTAGCAGAAACTAAAGTAGCCGATACTCAAGCAAAAACTAACACTGCTCAGGCAACTACTGATAACAAAAATGCAGTTAAAACTACTGAAGATGATGCAACTATCCAAACAGCTTCTGTAAATACTGCAACTTTAAATACTACTAATGCTTCAAATGCAACGCTATTTTCAGCTAGCGCATTAAGTGAAAGCAAACTTCAAGCAGTTACTCCACGTGCAAGTTCAGCTACTAATGATACTCAAGCTAAAAACAATAATTATAAGCTTGTAACTAATGCAAACGCGCTTCAACAAGCAATTAATAGTGGAGTAGCCGGAGTTAACATTGATAGAAGTATTGATGCTTCTAACGTTGACTTAGCAATTAACAATACTTTTGCTATTGTTGGTATTAATGATGCAGCTGCTCTTAACCTAGGACAAAAATCTCTTAATAATTCCGGTAACTTAACGCTTCAAGACATTACTATCAATGGTTCTATTTCTGGTAATGGTACTGTAAACATTAAGGGTAATGTTACTTCTAATGTGAACAGTATTAATTCTTCTGTTCCAACTCAGGACCAATATAACGCTCAAAATTATACTGGTAATAGAAATAACTTTAAGAATTCAAACATTGCTGGTAGAAGTGTAAACCTTGAAAAGGGTGCATCTTTAACAGTTAATAGTACTGAGATTAACGATGGTATTAACTTAACTGATGGTGGGACTGTTAATGTTGGCGATAATGCTACTTTAAACGTTAACTTAACTAATGCTTCAACTACTGCAACGCGTTATCACACAGCTGGTGTGTTCGCCAAAAATAGCGGTAACTTTATTACTGGTTATAAGTCAAACGTTAACTTTAATACCGGCTTAGGACAAGCTATTGCTATGGGAGCTACTCGTCCTACTACCACTGATGCCGATACATTTGGTGGATATGGTGCTCGTTCAAGAAATGACGGACCAACTCTAGTTCGTCTTGGAGATTCATCAACTTTCAATTTCACTGGTCGTGACGGTATTATCTTAGGTAATAATGCTAACTTTATTTCTGGTGAAAATTCAAACGTTCACTTTGAAAACAAAGGTCGCGGTGTTGCTTTAGACTTTGCTGCTAACTCAAATATTGAAATTTCTAAGCATTCAAATACTTATTTCCACTCTGTTGGTAAAACTGGCAATTCAGGTAGCTTTAGTGGATATAACTACATTGGAGTTAATGAAGGTGGAAATATTACTATTGATGAATATGCCACTTTCCGTGTGATTCTTGAAGGTCGTAATAATAATAATTACGATGATGTAATTACATTAGATTCTCAAAATGCAAATACTAATGCAGCATTTACTTCTAAGACTGGTGCAATTGTCGATATCCGTGATGATAATACCAACTTTTATGCTGAATTAATTTCATTCCCATTAGGTTCATCTAACACTAGAATTGATATTCATGATCCATTAATGCTTAACTTACAGCGTTACTCAAGTGGTGGTCCAACTACTGGTTGGATGCCAATTGGTGGTGATATGATCAATACAACATCAAACCAATATACTGCTAACTTAATTTATATGAGTAGTAATAAAGGTGTATTTAGTGTAGATGGCACTGATTATGTTGTTTATCAAAAAATTAAATCTGATGGTTCTAAGCAAATTTGGTTAAACGTTAATGGCGTTAATATTCCAATGAATGGATTCCAAACTAAAGATATTTGGAATAACCAGGCAAACCCTGATGTTTCAATCAAGGGTAACGACTTAACTAGTGGAATTAAAGCCAATCAAGTTCATAACTATGACGGTACCCCATTAACTGGTAAGGATGCACCATACTATGGTATTTCTACTCAACGTGCTAGTCACCAAATTTGGTTCCCACATAGAACTCAAATGGAAGTAGTTGGTAGCCACAATAATACTATTAAGTATGTTGATGAAGATGGTAACCAATTATTTGAGGATAAAACTCAAAATCTTAATTTAACTCGTAGACTTACTCTTGATATTACTGATGATAAGATTGAAGAAATTCAACAATATGCTTTATCACACAATGCTGATGAAACCTTAGAGTACATTAAGAATGCACAAGGCGTAAGCGAAGATTCTGGTTGGATTTATACTGATGATCAAGGTAACGTAGTTACTAATCCATACGCTGAAGTTGTTTCTCCAGTTAAGGATGGTTATACTGCTTCAATTGAATCTTCAAATGTTCCTGGAATCACTGAAGGAGCAAATGGTACTTCTGTAACTGCTAAATTACAATACAAAGAAGAACTTGTTCAAAACGGTGAGTTATCAAACAACTATAAGCAAAATGGAATTAGTGCAATTTTACCTGACAACTATGAAACTGTAGTTGTTTATAAAAAAGCAAAAGAAGTAAAAGATACTCTTAAATTCTACGACGATACAACTAAGTCATACATTACTGACATTGCTGATCAAACTGCAACTGGTAAAGAAAACGATGATGTTAACTTTAAAGATGGTGCAAGTACAGTAAAATCATTAGAAGATCAAGGCTACAAGTTTGTTAACGTAACAAACGGTACTCCAGATGATAGTAATGCAACTGTTTTAGATGGTAGCTCATTTAGTGATGTTGATTTTGGTAAATTTGGAAAAGATGGAAAAACTTTTGTTGTTCACTTAATTCATAACCAAATTCCAGTTGGTCCTGATAGCCCTGATAAACATGGTGTTGATCCAGATCAGATTAAACAAATTTATACTTCTACGCTTCACTACAAGGACAATGCAGGCAATACTTTAAGTAGTGATCAACAACAAACTTCAACTTGGACTCGTACTGTTACTGTTGATGAAGTGACTAATGAAGTTATAAGTGGCGGTCAATATGACACTAATTGGACTTTAAACGATACTGATAATAAGTATAACGACTTTACTGTTCCAGTAATTAAAGGCTATGTTGCTAGAAAGACTACTAACAATGGAGTGGCTGTAAGTGCAGTTGTTGCAGGTCAAAATAAAGTTCAACAAAATCTTGAAGATACTGTTGTTTATGACAAGGTAGGTAAGATTGTTCCGGTTGATCCAAGTGGCAATCCTATTCCAGATGCTCCAACACCAATTTATCCAAATGATCCAACCGATCCAACTAAGGTAAAACCAGATCAACCAGTTCCAAATGTTCCGGGTTACATGCCAGTAGATCCAACTCCAATAACTCCAGAAGATCCAACAAAGGATACTCCAGTTCCTTACACCAAAGATCCAGTAAAGGCTGGCTTTACAGTTCAATATATTGATCAAGATGATGACAACAGTGTAATTAAGTCTGATGAAGTAAACGGTAATATTGGCGATAAGATCAATTACACTACTAATGATTCAATTTCTGATTTAGTAAACAAGGGTTACATTCTTGTAACTGATGGCTTTACTGGTCAAGCAGGGGATGACTTTACTGCTGATAATAATGGTCAAGTTTACAAAGTTGTCTTCAAACACGGTACTCGTCCAGTAACTCCAGATAATCCAGCAGATCCAAACAAGCCAGTTGATCCAGATCATCCAAATACACCAACTCCAAGTAATCCAAACTTGAGCAAGACAGACTTGCAAAAGACAATTACTCGTACAGTTGAATACAAGTATGCAGATGGTACGCAAGCACATGAACCAGTTAAGCAAGAATTAACATTTACTGGTGAAGGGACAATCGACTTAGTAACTGGTAACTTAGTAACAGTTGATAAAGACGGTAACGTTACTAGCCAAAATGGTAAGATTACTTGGAACCACGATAGTCAAGACTTCAATGCAATTCCTGCAATCGATCACACTGGTTACTACATTTCAGGTATTAATCAAAACAATTCAACAGCTAATGTTGATGGTCAAACAGGTGCTGTAGGTGCTGAAACAGTAACTCCAAATAGTCAAAATGGAAATATTGTAATTACTTTGACTAAGAATCCGGATGTTCCAGTAGCTGCACAAGGCTCAATTACTTATATCGACGACACTACTGGTCAAACTATTGAAAGTGCAAACTTTGCAGGTAGTGTTGGTCAAAAGATTAACTACACTACTGCTGACAGCATCAAGAACTGGGAAGCTAAGGGATACAACTTAGTATCTAATAACTTCAAGGATGGCGAAGAAGTATTTACTGATGGTAAGAACGCATTTGAAGTACACTTAGTACATGCCACTACTCCTGTAACACCTGAAAATCCAGGCAAGCCAGGTGAACCAGTAAATCCATCTGACCCAGATGATCCTCATACTTATCCAGATAACTATGTTCCAGAAGAATTAACTAAGACTGTAACTCGTGATGTAACTTACGTTTACGCAGACGGAAGCCAAGCAGAAGCTCCAGTACATCAAGAAGTTAAGTTTACTGGTAATGG of the Lactobacillus isalae genome contains:
- a CDS encoding dihydrolipoyl dehydrogenase family protein, encoding MKKYDYIILGTGPAAYQLIKLLATQHKSILAIESGLFGGTCPNVGCEPKIYLDGAAQAALLSKQLEGHGIEQSATMNWSQLMKEKKKRFASWPNETRKIIGKICDVVNGSAHFVDRQTIEVNRQHFQGNKIVIATGRRPHELSIPGAKFLHDSSDVLSLNKIPEHITFIGAGYVAMELATFLAAAGSQVTILVRGKHVLRHFYQKYSAELVTRMTQRGIQFRFDTEAMHITQLSDKYVVELNQGSPLVTDYVVNASGRTPNIEKLDLSAAQIDYSTKGIDVDRHLQTNIKNIYAIGDVTSQDVPNLTTVAEFQARYLFNSLEKGLSQPINYPAIGTGVFAFPQLAQAGINPDSVSEDKDNFELVEYELRQSSLYAGQREKGLLTVVYDKANYIVGVSEISTSAVNDVNYFVPIIGLRIRKNEWHRNVLPIYPALADKIEEILR
- the guaB gene encoding IMP dehydrogenase, whose translation is MSLWETKFAKKGLTFDDVLLIPAESHVLPNEVKLDTKLAPNLQLHIPLISAGMDTVTEGNMAIAMAENGGLGVIHKNLSIEAQVEEVKKAKTKAVDPKLPHPAVDDQGRLLAAAAVGVTSDTFERAEALLEAGADAIVIDTAHGHSAGVLRKIKEIRDHFPKATLIAGNVATGEGTAALFDAGVDVVKVGIGPGSICTTRIVAGVGVPQITAIYDAASVAQKYGKKIIADGGIKYSGDVVKALAAGGNAVMLGSMFSGTTEAPGTIFTNEGKQFKSYRGMGSVGAMSQQHGSSDRYFQGGVNEANKLVPEGVEALVPYKGDVSNIIYQIDGGLRAGMGYVGAGTIEELIENSQFVQITNAGLRESHPHDVQMAKEAPNYGGSDL
- a CDS encoding SGNH/GDSL hydrolase family protein → MKLLLTGDSIIARSENHTIPELNFQLQKMLACDIQNTAISGINSGGLALSLPNLVFNQPKCDYLIILVGTNDLATHKQVSFHQFENNLELIASSIIWLYYPEKVIFITPPAVDENKQRVRNNSLVIEYGNIVKKVAREYRFSVIDLASKMLEEKNFPQIFNGKKNDGLHFGVNGYKLLANLIVQKLNQISN
- a CDS encoding D-2-hydroxyacid dehydrogenase translates to MTKIFAYAIRKDEEPFLNEWKDAHKDIEVEYTDKLLTPETAKLAKGADGVVVYQQLDYTPETLQALADAGVTKMSLRNVGVDNIDMDKAKELGFEITNVPVYSPDAIAEHAAIQAARVLRQDKRMDEKMAKRDLRWAPTIGREVRDQVVGVVGTGHIGQVFMKIMEGFGAKVIAYDIFKNPELEKKGYYVDSLDDLYKQADVISLHVPDVPANVHMINDDSIAKMKDGVVIVNCSRGPLVDTDAVIRGLDSGKIFGFVMDTYEGEVGVFNKDWEGKEFPDARLADLIDRPNVLVTPHTAFYTTHAVRNMVVKAFDNNLKLINGEKPDSPVALDKNKF
- a CDS encoding mucin-binding protein; the protein is MSVVVKYIDLDDNSAELASSGELQGKVGERIDYTTGDEVKKLLAAGYVLVNNSFDPNNEANFFDQDAQEYKLTFKHGQEEVTADNLSYGCQLKDVQIKGKQVVHYTGTEKEILDNIFEVTFNRKIIYDKVTKQRVSTSAWQPEKQFLPLVATPAILDYTPDKAVIGGEAATIQKPKHEYVVTYLPNKKNARRQKAEIKFIDLDQDNRELASSGELKGKPGKEIPYSTAEVLKELINKGYEVVSNGFDKKDEQKPTFGNSKDYIQTFIVVLRHKKQAVNSDHPFSEIDQSLYEKEVQRKISFSGLTDKKLDDIVQTAILKRSLTIDLVTKKIIQGQFTSNWQSSETYLPVSVPVVSGYHAKTKEVAARPVSEKDVSEEVRYYPNGYLVPVDVNHNAFADIPKKQLITNSIDPTKAVFPKLELENIDLKPIKEVKIEDPGQDYEVPYLMVHKYVAVNEENPRNEVSAAYYRRIVTARVHYQGAGEETPTDANQTVRWTRTVTYDEVSKQVIDNGMYTTEWIADKDIFEATPTPVVKGFCANIGLIGEHPVTETDLMATVTYAPLGKMIPVDEHGNEIKNAMHSPYVNDPYDPVRVLFTEEVPEVQGYAPEHDTISVNDPYTDTKVAYTLKPRYIPVNSEHPYRPIKPTMYSVPVKETIKYQGAGSQTPTARLQAARWTRTLTVDENTSELIENGKYTTAWKVDKKQYVAIKTPVIDGYHADKNIIEAKEVKKADLDFTVGYKINGRIIPVDSKGNLLSDVAQPLYVTDPDDATKVLQNQGVPRIMNYVPEQESVMIRDANKDTKVKYYTFNEWSELKTRRQKVEQKGENLKTEQPKENKNFNKKSDDKVEEKLEKTYEKEIKSSKKDTGLKSMFSWLK